The Campylobacter sp. MG1 genome contains the following window.
AAAAATTAGCAAAATTAACAAAAAAACAAGTAATAGATACTGACAAAGAAATTGAAAAAAGATGTAATAAAAGTATCAAAGAAATTTTTGCTGAATTTGGAGAAGAATATTTTAGAAAACTTGAATGTGATTTAAGAGATGAATTAGCTACTAAAAGCGATTTAATAATATCTTGTGGTGGTGGTTTTGCAAATTTAAAAGATATTAAAAAAATGGGTTTTGTAGTATTTTTAGATCTTAGTTTTTATAAAATAGCGGCTAGGCTTAAAAATGATACTAAACGCCCATTATTTGATGAAAAGGCGAAACTACTCTATGATAAAAGAATGCCACTTTACAATAATTCCTGCGATATAAAACTAAAAATTACAAATTTTAAAGCAAGGGAGATTGTTAAAATTTTAGAGATTTTCTTAGGTGATATTAGTTTAAATAAAGCTAGAAAAAATCATATAAAACCTAAAATTAGCTTTTAGATACATTAGAATAAAATTATTCTAATGTATCTATATTGTTTTATTTTAAAAACAATAATATTTTAATATTTTTTAATTGTTTTGTTCCCAATATCAAATTCTATATCTACATGTAAATATAATTTAATTATATTCTTAAAAATCAACTTTAACTTCAAATAAAATCATATCAATTAATTTATATAGCTAAAAATCTATATTGTGCTTAAATTTTAATTTAAAATTAACATTAAATAAATTAATTATAAATATAACATAGAGTCTTAATTATACTTTAATAATAATAAACTAAAAGCCATGCAAAAACATAGCTTTTATTCATATCATTTTTAAACAATTCAATAAAATATAATTTTTATTTTTATTAAGTTATTTTTATAATTATTTTTATTCTTAAATATAATTTATTATCTTGTTAATATATACCTTTAATTTTATTGTTTATAAAATAATTAAAGGCTAAATTCTGTCGTTATAATCTAAGTTAATTGCTATTGATTTTTTAAATTAATACTTTAGAAATTTATCATAAATGTTTTTTCTAATAGCTATTTTTATAATTTAAATTTCTAAAATTTTATATTCTATAATCACCAATACGCTAACTATAATGCTTATTGTCATTAAATACTTCCATAACTTTTGTATTGTTTAGCATTTTAAGATTTTCTCATTTTTTTCTAATTCTTTATAAAAGTTCTTATTTTAATCATTGCTTTTAAATTTCCTTTTTGAATTTTAGCTATTTTTTTATCAGCTAATTTTTTGATAATTATTTCATACATTAAATACTCATTTAGCTTTTATTTCAACGATTATCGTTTCTTGCTCATCTTGTGAAAGTTTTTCAAATTCCTTATCTAGTTTTTTATTATTAATACTTCTAATATAGATGTTTCATATATTTTTTTACTTTTGACTTTTAAAAAATCTATCAATGATTTTCTAATTCATTTTTCATCTTTTCAATTTTTTTCAACATTCAATAAATCTGTAAAAATTTGTCTTTTATTAATATACTCGTATTTATCATAAACAAATAAATTAATTTTTACTCCTTTGATATATTTTTTGCATAAGATTATAATAAA
Protein-coding sequences here:
- a CDS encoding shikimate kinase, which produces MKNIVLIGFMGCGKSTTAKKLAKLTKKQVIDTDKEIEKRCNKSIKEIFAEFGEEYFRKLECDLRDELATKSDLIISCGGGFANLKDIKKMGFVVFLDLSFYKIAARLKNDTKRPLFDEKAKLLYDKRMPLYNNSCDIKLKITNFKAREIVKILEIFLGDISLNKARKNHIKPKISF